Genomic DNA from Vespa velutina chromosome 6, iVesVel2.1, whole genome shotgun sequence:
ataaaaataaaaaaagaaaagaaacgaagaaaatgtttgaaacgtccgagatatatgtatatccatgTATTTACATTGGTGAAAGATTATTTCCGTTTGTTTTTTGTTCGCGGTAAAGATCGTTGGTATCCTCCATCCTTCATTTTCAAACTTCTAGGAAACAGTGTCAGTTCCCCATCGGAGGAACTTGAAGGAAGTGGGATTGAACCATGGGTCGCACAGGATACACGTGCATAAGGCACGTCTTTTGCTCTCTCAACGTTCTCATATGGGTATGTAAATGTACaatcatacacacatatatatatatacgtatatatatacatacatgtatatagatacatatatatatatatatatatatacatatagatacatacatacatacatacatacatacatacatacatacatacatgtaagaTGTTCTCGTTTATTAAGTTTGTCCTTCTTTTTAGTAGTTACATTAGCTTACAAGAGTTAACCCGTTAACGGGTTTTTGTCACAGACTTCCGAAAGTCTAGAAATTTTATGCGAGTCGCATATACGGCTAGGAAAAGTTGACCGACATGGATCAGAATCGAATGGAAAAAGTGGAGAACGGCACTCGGAACGACGGGCATTGTAATTTGCTCGGTGCATTCCAGTGCACTTTCCGGCCTCTCGAATTTATTGCCACTCTTCGAAACATTCGCTACGAGAACGGGGGAGACTCTAAACGGGACGTTGAACCGTGCTCTATGAGCTATGAACTTACGGTATCTAAGTAGACGATGATCCACGCCACTTTGCCCATTCTACCGACGAGAAATTTGCTTTGAGTTAcgcgttataatttttatacgattatttttcttctccttcttcttcttcttcttcttcttcgaaataattatatttacaatgagAAATATCTTtggaattataaaaagaaaaatatgtttatcgatgatattattataaatatcgatggatcgttaataaataattaaaagaaacgaagaaataatttggaattataaattacaagaTCTTTTGGCTAACGAATATCAAAATTTCCTGCCAATTTTTGTGATTCGAACTAGTTTATAGTCTAGTGAACTCACGTGAAAATGATTCGTTTCACGTGTAATCTGATCGcgattgtaatttatttttacagttATGCGCTTGTGGAATTTTGGGTGCTGGCCTTTGGTTGAGATTGGCTTACTCTGGATACACGACTTTGGTACCACAATACAGTTTTGCATCGGCTGATTCTTTATTACTAGCAGCAGGATGCGTCACCTTCGTCATTGCTTTCTTCGGATGCTGTGGAGCTTGGTTCCAATCGAGATGCATGCTGATCACGGTAAGCAACATATAATTGGCAATTGTCTCGatcaatagatatttttttttgttctatcaCACATTGCTACATTCTGTTTTAGTACTTCAGTCTCGTTATACTGATGTTCCTGGCTGAATTTATGCTCGGTACACTCGCCTTTATATTCCGTGAACATCTCGCTAGAAGTCTTAAAGAAGAATTGCTATTTGGCATTGAAAGGCATTACAATTTAACGAGGGAACCTGGTACTTTACCTGCTGTTTGGGATCACATACACACTGAggtaataattatgtataataaaattttatatttgacgATAAAGAACAGTTCTTCGATTAATATCAaacaatcttttattttagttcCATTGTTGTGGTGTTCGAGATTATACGGATTGGTATCAGATCGATGCTTGGCCAACGGAAGATCGAGTACCAGACTCTTGTTgtatacaaagagaaaggtaCTGTGGTAGACTCGATCCTGAAGGATTAAACAAAGAACTTTGGTACAAGGAAGGTTGTGCCTCGGCCATTCAATTATGGCTTGTTACAAGGTTACACGTTGTTGGTACCGTCGGGTTGGTCGTTGcttttcttcaattatttgGACAAGTCGCCAGTATGATACTCTTTTGCACGGTCAGGCAAAAGAAATCCTCACACACGTACAAGAGCTATGACACTACCAATACCTAGAATTTCCGCTGGATCTTAGACGAGAGTAGCGTCTAAGATCCATAAGATTGTCGTTAGATcgacataattatatttcgattCCGCGACGATCTATTGATCTTTGATGAGAACAATATATGATCGTCTATCTCGCGATATCGTCATgcgctctttttcttcttacgctCTTTActaggaacgaacgaacgaacgaatgagcgaagacgaaaaaaaaatccgagATAATTCGAGaatatttctcgttttatcgttCAATTATGCTCCTTCGAACTCTTTCAAGAGAAAGgttttgtaaattttgttcatacatatatacatatgtctatatatatatatatatatacacatatgtatatatgtaaatatatatgtacgtatatcttTTGATCGAAGCTCTTTCAATCATTAGGAATTAGAATTCGTTTAGCTTTAATTCTTTTAGAGAATGATGCCTggaattgtatttatttatatcattataattaccTAACTCTTATAGTTTGCTTAGCGCGTGAATAGgatgtttcgtttcgttttctttatatatatatacactcacatacacacagacacaaatttttcttttatatatacgtacgaatatatatgttcatgcGAGCTTGCGATAATATTCTAGAGAAATAGTCATGTACAAGACTCAAAGgacgattagaaaatatttcagcTTCTTATCGTTACTTTCTTCAAACTTTCTTTAGTCACGCCAAAAatgttgtttgtttttttttttatcgtttatttaaataaaactttatatgAACATCTCGTTCGATggcgtctttttttttttctttttttttttttttttttttttgtggacCCAACAAGAAATAACAATCGTTCGACAGTCATTTAATTCATTGAAGTCCAATTAACTTTCCTCCGATCTGATCTAATGCTTCACTGATATTTTCTCCCACtttcttcttaatattttGCGTCGactgagaaaagaaatacataatcgtgataaaaatgatcgatgaagaaacattgaaattaattgttcGCTCGATACTTACCCCAAATGCGGAATTCAAAAAATTACTGAAATTTTCATAGCCATTAATCAAAGCTTTTCCAATACCGGCCAAATTACTTCCCGTATtaccatatttttcttcttcctttattcgATCCAATAAAGGTATCGGCATAAAGAAATTCACGAGTAAATCATTGAACGGCAATGAAATCGTTTTTTCTACTAGCGATTGTTCAGATTCGTTTTCTAGACGAACAGTTTCTTGAGTTTTTGGAAAATTGGTAAAAATATCAGAAGGATATCGAAGGGATTCCAAGGATTTACGTCCTTGATCTAAAAGTTCGGACTTAATTGCGATAACCGGAGTGACGTTTCTCGCTGCGATTGTCTGaaacaaatcaaattttttattgttttattattaatatattaagtatataacAATGAATTCCTTACGATATATaacattacgataataatgattagaagtcgttgaaaagatttattagaaaaaagatgagaaaatcctgacagtaatataatatacaagttTGTAATGATCTATCACGTTACGatgaaatttcatgaaaatttgCATATGCTAATagaactttcatttttttttattttcctagtaattatatatatacacacacacatatatgtgtatatttatttattcatcatagaattaattataacatattacaaaataaaggTTAAAATAATAAGGTCGGCAATTACTTTTTTGCAATATTTATAGacgaagatatttatatttatggatTGGGGttgattatgataattattattctttgttttttgtttttcttttttcccttttttttttacaccatattgcaatattttttcacgATGTATTATTACCTCAGCTCGGTAGACAATGATGTTTCTGGCCAATGTAATTGTATTGACAAATCTTCCTATGCCGATTCTTATTGCATCGCCGATTTGACCTAACAATTCCTATAAAAATCGAGGCGAACATTTTTGAccttttcgtattttcttttttcttcctttcctttttttttctcaacgaatggcaaatataaaaagataaatatagagaaagagaggaatgaagagacagagagaaagagagagagagagaaagcgaaaaaaCCATTTTTGACctgttcgtatttttttttcttttccttttttttctcaacgaatggcaaatataaaaagataaatatagagaaagagagagagagagagagagagagagagagagagagagagaaagcgaaagaaaccactttcgaataaaaactcgaattgaaagaaaaaaaaaagaaatttctctttcgcttGTCTAAAATCGATCGTCAACAAATATTTCTGCGTAATCAAAAACTTTCGCAATATAATGTGTAATTACAACAATCGTGATACgtcttaaaataataataataataataataataatagtaataataacaataatagtaataataataataataataataataataataataaaaataataataataataattttaaagctTCTCTTAATAATCTGTTCGTAATTTCTCTACGCAATTTTTCATGGGAGCTActgataatacaatattacaatatGAAAAGTGAACGatgaatttaatagaaaaaattgtattattatcgaaaatcttACTTGTGCTTTCTCCAGTTTCGATGGCGTTTGAATGTTTTCTACGTTCAATTCTTCGGTGCTAAGAAGGAATTTCGTTGGTTCTTCTATGGGATAACAGTTTGATGTAGGAAGACACAGAAGAAGAAACTCGAACATCGAAAAAAGTAgcattttatttgaaaaagtaatCACTCGATGAAGTTCTCAATGTGATTATTCTGAAATTCTGATGCTAATAAAAATGTTGTAacgtgaataattaatatatgagaaatgattctaatttaataagaaaaaaaaaaagtaaagttgATTTGAAAGGTGTTTTGAAAACTTAGTATCTACTgcagattaataaaaaaaaaaaaaaaaaagaaaaaagaaaaaagaaaagaaaagaaatagacacACCTGTTGTATTGTAAAGTAACAGTTtgattcgttaattaaaaatgttttaatttttataaaatatcaaatgatcGTTTGGAgttatcgttttataataataatatcgatttactttatttcactgattttttgtttaattcgtCAACAGTACATTCCTGCACATTTAATATCACgaaaattaatctaatttattttattattacgaattaaataataattttcaatgaattattgTTCCGTACGTAATGCTGTTCACTCATTGACTGACGAAGCTGCAATAGTTGGTAACGGACACGAAGTATTCTTACGACACTCAGTTACTTTCATTTTTAGTATTATTGCTCCGTGTAGAAAGCAATATGTAAACTATGTTAACATCTTACAACGACTACAACAACAAAAtctttggaaaatattattcaatgtttaattatatttgatcaCAGATAAGATCGATTGTTAatggataaattattaatacaaaagatatttattcattcattatatttcattgtataattttgattaatgtttttattgttttacatATAATGGATATAAGACATTGTCGATTATTACTTGGAAACAAAACCTTAAATGCCAAGCAATGATGTTAAACTTTTGGGTAAGATTGAATCTAAGAGTTTTACAACAGCttctaaaatattgtttagTAACGATCCAACAAGATTAAATACACTTTTGAGGAGATCAATTACAGCGTTTAGCAAGTATGTTAATATGTTTGCGGGATTAGACAATATATTATGTAGAAGATTAACAATTCCTTTAAGTAGGTTTCCTAATACAGATGGTAAAGATGTTAAAAGTTCAACTATGCCTCCGACAAGTGATGTGACCAAGTTTATTATGCCTTCGATAGGTAATGTGACCAAGTTTATTATGGAATTCAGTATGGAAGACAATAGATTATATACTAACtgcaaaataaataagaataattggTCAATACAAAGTATAATGAAGAGACAATACATGGTAaagatttttgtaattttttatgcCTTAAGTTAtaagtagaaatatttaatatgttaaaaaattactataaCGTACCTTTAATAAGTTAGACAAGATATTCCCTCCAGACAAAGAACTGTTTTCTCCTGTTCCTTTTAAGCTAGTcccattgttattattattattattatcactattattattattattattattattgctagaATTATCAGATGAtcctatattattactatcttctctttttttgtgttttttattgttatggtCGCTTTTGGAATTTGTATTATCTTCTGaactatcattatttttggAATCATTGCTGTTTCCTGaactccctttttctttagaattattattttttcctgaACTATTTTTCTGTTTAGAGTCATTGCTGGTTTCTGAACTGTCATTGTCTTTAGATTGATTGCTGCCTTCTGAACTGTTGCCATCTTTAGAGTCATTGCTGTTTCCTGAACtgcctttttttttagaattattattctttcctgaattatttttctgtttagaGTCATT
This window encodes:
- the LOC124949811 gene encoding tetraspanin-9 isoform X2 is translated as MGRTGYTCIRHVFCSLNVLIWLCACGILGAGLWLRLAYSGYTTLVPQYSFASADSLLLAAGCVTFVIAFFGCCGAWFQSRCMLITYFSLVILMFLAEFMLGTLAFIFREHLARSLKEELLFGIERHYNLTREPGTLPAVWDHIHTEFHCCGVRDYTDWYQIDAWPTEDRVPDSCCIQRERYCGRLDPEGLNKELWYKEGCASAIQLWLVTRLHVVGTVGLVVAFLQLFGQVASMILFCTVRQKKSSHTYKSYDTTNT
- the LOC124949811 gene encoding tetraspanin-9 isoform X1; protein product: MDQNRMEKVENGTRNDGHCNLLGAFQCTFRPLEFIATLRNIRYENGGDSKRDVEPCSMSYELTLCACGILGAGLWLRLAYSGYTTLVPQYSFASADSLLLAAGCVTFVIAFFGCCGAWFQSRCMLITYFSLVILMFLAEFMLGTLAFIFREHLARSLKEELLFGIERHYNLTREPGTLPAVWDHIHTEFHCCGVRDYTDWYQIDAWPTEDRVPDSCCIQRERYCGRLDPEGLNKELWYKEGCASAIQLWLVTRLHVVGTVGLVVAFLQLFGQVASMILFCTVRQKKSSHTYKSYDTTNT